In Harpia harpyja isolate bHarHar1 chromosome 12, bHarHar1 primary haplotype, whole genome shotgun sequence, a single window of DNA contains:
- the FAM124B gene encoding protein FAM124B, translating into MDDRADSLMTVHLLANSGHSLLLQQTLDRLLEWICPDIRLITVSERVTPLKYYERYRKRSYGFPGISVLLFLHEDLGEERIFQVHEQFQRPPWRYQCAQIANGQSHPYAPAHQDFYSLDDQMPVWGIRRVHCGPEILRVTLYCSFDNYEDAVRLYEMILQQEATMQKSNFCVFVLYATQNIAVQLCLKQLPVGVAAEPKESSALQFKVREIGQLVPLLPNPCIPVSSTRWQTRDYEGNKILIQVQDSSKPHETNVGFSHQHSDAGNEKILQDSVPAPFPVKRGNPGRRSQEVRSTKGKPKSDQSEALTPEQASGDLHRHFCSSHRGPATRSWWDATSLRRQASSKPQASLQESSIRQQAAETNVDTGLTVANPASGRCLLNRFSRDLRSSLLQPRAPMDGASSAVPCQDRTQLLFAAAKRSEGAGQRASGFHLQTPRASPANRVEDDDEEFFI; encoded by the exons ATGGATGACAGAGCAGACTCTCTGATGACTGTGCACCTTCTCGCCAATTCAGGACACTCACTGCTTCTGCAGCAAACTCTGGATCGTCTTTTGGAGTGGATCTGCCCAGACATTCGCCTTATCACGGTGTCCGAGCGAGTTACTCCATTGAAATACTATGAGAGATATCGCAAGAGAAGCTATGGCTTTCCTGGAATATCTGTTCTCCTTTTTCTACATGAGGACTTGGGAGAAGAACGGATTTTCCAGGTCCATGAGCAATTCCAGCGTCCACCCTGGCGCTACCAGTGTGCCCAGATTGCTAATGGGCAAAGCCACCCCTATGCCCCAGCTCACCAGGACTTCTACAGCCTGGATGACCAGATGCCTGTGTGGGGCATCAGGCGGGTGCACTGTGGCCCTGAAATCCTGCGTGTCACCCTCTACTGCAGTTTTGATAACTATGAGGACGCAGTGAGACTCTATGAGATGATCCTACAGCAAGAAGCGACTATGCAGAAAAGTAACTTCTGTGTCTTTGTGTTGTACGCAACCCAAAATATTGCCGTGCAGCTCTGCTTGAAGCAGCTGCCCGTCGGGGTGGCTGCTGAGCCAAAGGAGTCATCAGCCTTGCAGTTCAAGGTGCGAGAGATTGGGCAGCTGGTGCCTCTCCTGCCTAACCCCTGTATCCCTGTCAGTAGCACCAGGTGGCAAACGCGGGACTACgaaggaaataaaattctgatTCAG GTTCAAGACAGCTCCAAGCCCCATGAAACAAATGTTGGGTTTTCCCATCAGCATAGTGATGCAGGCAATGAAAAAATCCTGCAGGACTCTGTCCCAGCCCCTTTCCCTGTGAAGCGGGGTAATCCTGGGCGGAGAAGCCAGGAGGTCAGATCCACAAAGGGTAAACCAAAATCTGACCAAAGCGAAGCCCTTACTCCTGAGCAAGCCAGTGGTGACCTCCACAGGCACTTCTGCTCTTCTCACAGAGGTCCAGCCACCCGGTCATGGTGGGATGCCACCTCTCTCCGCAGGCAGGCGAGCAGCAAGCCGCAGGCTTCTCTCCAGGAGAGCTCCATTCGTCAGCAGGCAGCGGAGACCAACGTTGACACCGGGCTCACCGTGGCAAATCCTGCAAGCGGCCGCTGCCTGCTGAACCGCTTTTCCAGGGACCTGCGGAGCAGCCTCCTCCAGCCACGAGCACCCATGGATGGGGCCAGCAGTGCCGTGCCCTGCCAGGACAGGACccagctgctgtttgctgcagcCAAAAGGAGTGAAGGAGCAGGGCAAAGAGCTTCGGGCTTCCACTTGCAAACACCACGAGCCAGCCCCGCAAACAGAGTGGAGGATGATGATGAGGAATTCTTTATATGA